One Bacillus sp. 1780r2a1 DNA segment encodes these proteins:
- a CDS encoding alpha/beta hydrolase has protein sequence MKQTLPYHSVPYTHIHRGSKKVCMMFSGLGYHYEKPLFYYSTMLMLEEGIDVVHVHYSYDRDFLQQSLQTVAHMMIKDIDPILTHILEAYSYEEIIFLGKSLGTVPILYDFMKQDRFADTTMLLLTPLLNFLELFTSIQESKHRGLLVIGDQDVHYDKQKFQQLHETNFQVDIIKDADHSLDVHPVSAHASLTALTNVMNNMRKSLHLVKQL, from the coding sequence ATGAAACAAACACTTCCCTATCACTCTGTTCCTTATACCCACATTCATCGTGGTTCAAAAAAGGTATGTATGATGTTTTCAGGTCTGGGCTATCATTATGAGAAGCCTCTATTCTACTATTCTACGATGCTGATGCTTGAAGAAGGTATTGACGTGGTACACGTTCACTACAGCTACGACCGCGACTTTTTACAGCAGTCGCTTCAAACCGTTGCTCATATGATGATAAAAGACATTGATCCTATTTTGACTCATATTTTAGAAGCATATTCATATGAAGAAATCATTTTTCTAGGAAAGTCGCTGGGTACCGTGCCAATCCTTTACGACTTCATGAAGCAAGACCGCTTTGCAGACACAACAATGCTCCTCTTAACTCCTCTGCTAAACTTTCTTGAGTTATTTACAAGTATTCAAGAAAGCAAGCATCGGGGACTGCTTGTGATTGGAGACCAAGACGTTCACTATGACAAACAAAAGTTTCAGCAGCTTCACGAGACAAATTTTCAGGTGGACATTATAAAAGATGCGGATCATTCATTAGACGTTCATCCCGTAAGTGCCCATGCATCTCTCACAGCTCTCACGAACGTCATGAATAATATGAGAAAGTCTCTACATCTAGTGAAACAACTTTGA
- a CDS encoding amidohydrolase, with translation MNQSYVEKMKNDIYKTYEHLHTYPEPSGEEKETSAYIQKKLEDAGYSVRTFSEHYGLTAELQGASSEGVAFRADLDAVVQWMDGELKANHSCGHDAHSTMLLYTALVLKKMNIKPQKTIRFLFQPAEETGAGAKQMIDSGCLQNVTELYGMHVRPEWEVEDKKASPVILHGSACAVHGIIHGVQAHASRPELGKNAVEIAADLVQMLRGLRLTKTNDYSVKMTKLQAGGDSTNVIPDEGVFALDLRANTNEAMDELKSRVEHIISHLTAMYEIAIDYHFEGRTYAAVPNVETIKRATQAIQAVIGNEGVASACETKGAEDFHVYTKETGVASTMVGLGCGLKHGLHHPDMTFNKEALLTGTNIYLNLALLASKAEV, from the coding sequence ATGAACCAGTCATACGTAGAAAAGATGAAAAATGACATTTATAAAACCTATGAGCATCTGCATACATATCCAGAACCGAGCGGCGAGGAAAAAGAAACGTCAGCTTATATTCAAAAGAAGTTAGAGGATGCTGGATACAGCGTTCGCACATTCTCAGAACATTATGGCTTAACTGCTGAGCTTCAAGGTGCTTCTTCCGAAGGGGTAGCGTTCCGAGCTGATTTAGATGCGGTCGTGCAGTGGATGGACGGAGAGCTAAAAGCCAATCACTCGTGCGGGCACGATGCTCATAGCACCATGCTTTTGTACACGGCTCTTGTGCTCAAGAAAATGAACATTAAGCCGCAAAAAACAATTCGCTTTTTGTTTCAACCAGCAGAAGAAACGGGTGCGGGCGCGAAGCAAATGATTGACTCGGGATGCTTGCAAAACGTGACGGAGCTTTACGGTATGCATGTAAGACCTGAGTGGGAAGTAGAAGATAAAAAAGCATCTCCAGTGATTTTACATGGCTCAGCCTGTGCGGTTCATGGCATTATCCACGGTGTTCAAGCTCATGCGTCACGACCTGAGCTTGGCAAAAATGCGGTTGAAATCGCAGCAGACCTTGTACAGATGCTGAGGGGGTTACGCTTAACAAAAACGAATGATTATTCAGTCAAAATGACGAAGCTCCAAGCTGGAGGAGACAGCACCAATGTCATCCCTGATGAAGGTGTGTTTGCGCTAGATTTGCGAGCCAATACAAATGAAGCGATGGATGAATTGAAATCCCGAGTGGAACACATCATCTCTCATTTGACTGCGATGTACGAAATAGCAATTGACTATCATTTTGAAGGGCGTACATACGCTGCGGTTCCAAACGTGGAGACCATTAAAAGAGCTACCCAAGCTATTCAAGCTGTCATCGGCAATGAAGGAGTCGCGTCAGCTTGCGAAACGAAGGGGGCTGAAGACTTTCACGTGTACACGAAAGAAACGGGCGTTGCTTCGACGATGGTAGGTCTTGGATGTGGATTAAAGCACGGCCTTCATCATCCTGACATGACGTTTAATAAAGAAGCACTCTTGACCGGAACAAACATTTATCTTAACCTTGCTCTTTTGGCATCCAAAGCAGAGGTGTAA
- a CDS encoding MurR/RpiR family transcriptional regulator, with product MSAQRFEHVVKEAFPRLSSGQKKVAQYLLDSLQEASFQTAAEIGRASGVSETTVIRLSYSLGFQSFSQMQDAIQQRVMGHEKTVKKEENQNVLKRVLESELSIIRRLENEENTQRIWEVVDRLIHADQVLIAGYRTSYGAAHWFSMMLSTLRERVRLINQPGDIQESLCDLTSESVVIVLSFPRYAKEATKLAAYAKKVGVTVIAVTDRVLSPIGELADITLLTETNVQSGCNSIAPVITLLDLVLTAYQEKNPAGVQKRQQKLEGLYTHQDTYME from the coding sequence ATGAGTGCACAGCGGTTTGAACACGTGGTAAAAGAAGCGTTTCCTCGTTTGTCATCTGGACAGAAGAAGGTTGCTCAGTATTTACTTGATTCTCTGCAAGAAGCGTCGTTTCAAACGGCGGCAGAAATTGGGCGTGCCTCGGGAGTCAGCGAAACAACGGTCATTCGCCTTTCGTATTCTCTTGGCTTTCAAAGCTTTTCCCAAATGCAAGATGCGATTCAGCAACGCGTAATGGGACACGAAAAAACAGTTAAAAAAGAAGAGAATCAAAACGTTCTTAAGCGCGTATTAGAAAGTGAACTGAGCATCATTCGTCGCTTGGAAAACGAGGAAAACACTCAGAGAATTTGGGAGGTGGTAGACAGGCTGATTCATGCAGATCAGGTGCTCATTGCCGGCTACCGAACTTCATACGGGGCAGCACACTGGTTTTCAATGATGCTTTCGACGCTTCGTGAACGTGTGCGATTAATCAATCAGCCGGGAGATATTCAAGAAAGCCTTTGCGATTTAACGTCTGAGTCAGTGGTCATTGTTCTTTCGTTTCCACGCTATGCAAAAGAAGCGACAAAGCTTGCCGCTTACGCGAAAAAAGTTGGGGTGACGGTAATTGCCGTTACGGATCGTGTTTTATCACCGATTGGAGAGCTAGCTGACATTACGCTTTTAACAGAGACAAATGTACAGTCAGGATGCAACTCGATTGCTCCGGTCATTACGCTTTTAGACTTGGTGCTTACGGCATACCAAGAAAAAAATCCTGCTGGCGTTCAAAAGCGTCAGCAAAAGCTTGAAGGCTTATATACGCATCAAGATACATACATGGAATAA
- a CDS encoding GNAT family N-acetyltransferase, protein MADLRMDELIIRRVEHPEELRKVGDLERTVWQGEDPVPVEMMVATIRNGGLVLGAFHEGKLIGFQYSFPGFDGKQPYLCSHSLGILKEYRSYGIGQKLKWAQRQEAKKLSYELLAWTYDPLETANANLNLRKLGGIGAAYKENYYGELNDILNTGIPSDRFVVHWWIQSERVQERKEKKYEEWDVHEENILLNYVLNNQELPTPAAMSSALIHDVLFVAVPARYQEVKAKNQDLALQWRLKTREALSKALDGGYEVTDFVKTNGDIHYYVVTKK, encoded by the coding sequence ATGGCGGATTTACGTATGGACGAACTCATCATTCGGCGAGTGGAGCATCCCGAAGAGCTGCGAAAAGTAGGGGATTTAGAGCGAACAGTTTGGCAGGGAGAAGATCCTGTTCCAGTTGAAATGATGGTTGCAACGATTCGAAACGGGGGGCTGGTATTAGGTGCTTTTCATGAAGGCAAGCTCATTGGGTTTCAATATTCATTTCCGGGCTTTGATGGCAAGCAACCTTACTTATGCTCTCATAGCTTGGGCATTTTAAAAGAATATCGTAGCTACGGTATTGGACAAAAACTGAAATGGGCGCAGCGCCAAGAAGCCAAGAAACTAAGCTATGAGCTGCTTGCGTGGACATATGACCCACTTGAAACGGCAAATGCTAACTTGAATTTACGAAAGCTTGGCGGGATTGGAGCAGCTTATAAAGAAAACTATTACGGTGAACTAAACGACATTCTAAATACTGGAATACCGTCAGACCGCTTTGTGGTGCACTGGTGGATTCAAAGCGAGCGCGTACAGGAGCGAAAAGAAAAGAAGTACGAAGAGTGGGACGTTCACGAAGAAAATATTTTATTGAACTATGTGCTAAATAATCAAGAATTGCCAACCCCTGCAGCTATGAGCTCTGCGTTAATACATGACGTGTTATTCGTAGCGGTGCCTGCTCGCTATCAAGAGGTAAAGGCAAAAAATCAAGACCTGGCGCTACAGTGGCGCTTAAAAACAAGAGAAGCATTGAGCAAAGCTCTAGACGGTGGCTATGAAGTCACGGATTTTGTGAAAACAAACGGAGATATTCATTACTACGTAGTGACAAAAAAATAA
- the menC gene encoding o-succinylbenzoate synthase: MEIQHIILRHVKMELLEPFTTSIFTETHKEFILVEILGKNGLSGWAESVASPEPYYKEETLKTNWHIMEDYLIPLLLQHPVSHPSELQKLFEPIRGNSMAKAALEGAMWDLYARSNNQPLWKALGGTKETIDVGVSLGIKDSEYELLKAVEKNCEEGYKRIKLKVKPGWDLDILKAVRKRFPDISLMADANSAYTLGDIDHLKAFDEFNLTMIEQPLAYDDIIDHAKLQRELQTPLCLDESIYTLDDARHAIELGSCKIINIKIGRVGGLYESKQIHDLCKEHGIPVWCGGMLEAGVGRAHNVAITTLDNFTLPGDTSASSRYFSSDITDPAITVENGVITVPTTPGIGFEPNRQRIEERTYYSKLYRL; encoded by the coding sequence ATGGAGATTCAGCACATTATTTTGCGCCACGTGAAAATGGAACTTTTAGAACCGTTCACAACAAGCATTTTCACCGAAACGCATAAAGAGTTTATTCTAGTAGAAATTTTAGGGAAAAACGGCCTATCGGGGTGGGCAGAGTCTGTTGCTTCACCAGAGCCTTACTATAAAGAAGAAACGCTCAAAACAAATTGGCATATCATGGAGGATTATTTAATTCCGCTTTTGCTTCAACATCCTGTTTCCCATCCGAGCGAACTCCAAAAGTTGTTTGAACCGATTCGGGGTAACTCCATGGCGAAAGCAGCGCTTGAAGGTGCAATGTGGGACTTATATGCAAGAAGCAATAATCAGCCGCTTTGGAAAGCACTTGGGGGTACGAAAGAAACCATTGATGTTGGGGTTAGTTTAGGAATTAAAGATTCAGAGTATGAGCTGTTAAAAGCGGTGGAAAAAAACTGTGAAGAAGGATATAAGCGCATTAAGCTAAAGGTAAAGCCAGGCTGGGATCTCGATATTTTAAAAGCAGTTCGCAAGCGCTTCCCGGATATTTCCTTGATGGCAGATGCGAACTCAGCGTATACCCTAGGTGACATTGATCACTTAAAAGCGTTTGATGAATTTAACCTCACGATGATTGAACAGCCGCTTGCTTATGACGATATCATTGACCATGCGAAGCTGCAGCGCGAGCTTCAAACGCCGCTTTGCTTAGATGAAAGCATTTATACGCTTGATGATGCAAGGCATGCTATTGAGTTAGGAAGCTGTAAAATTATTAATATTAAAATTGGCCGCGTCGGTGGACTCTATGAATCGAAGCAGATTCATGACCTTTGTAAAGAGCACGGCATACCTGTCTGGTGTGGGGGGATGCTAGAAGCTGGTGTAGGACGTGCTCATAACGTTGCAATTACGACGCTTGATAATTTTACGCTTCCTGGCGACACATCGGCGTCTTCACGCTACTTTTCAAGCGATATCACAGACCCTGCGATTACAGTTGAAAATGGAGTGATTACCGTACCAACCACACCGGGGATTGGTTTTGAACCAAATCGTCAGCGAATTGAAGAGCGTACGTACTACAGTAAGCTTTATAGACTTTAA
- a CDS encoding YjiH family protein → MSSVPAKKVQDKGYSRGDYVRFIVPSVLGILLFMIPIPLEDGTTVFVAFVANWLGDVFASTIPMIAAILMGVTFIGTCVAKWGKPNFIMNSPFLKNLFDVSIPFFLARTLGFLFAAMVVLGVGPAFITSDDTGGFLLTGLVPVLLTTFLLAGFFLPLLLDFGLLDLCGVLFAKLMRPLFKLPGRSSMDCLASWIGDGTIGVFLTSKQYEDGHYTEREAAVISTTFSVVSITFSIVVITEIGLAHMFVPYYLTIVAVGLALAFIMPRIPPLSLKKNTYFKEIEREDESFIPNGQTPFQWGTEKAIEQARKNGSVSTFFRNGTKNVLDMWLAVIPVVMTIGTISVIVAEYTPFFEWIGKPFVPLLGLMGVPEAAEASVSILVGFADMFLPAILSSGIESEMTRFIIACLSVTQLVYMSEVGGLILGSKLPIRFKDLVLVFILRTVIALPLIVLIAHFIF, encoded by the coding sequence GTGAGTAGCGTTCCAGCAAAGAAGGTACAGGACAAGGGGTATAGTAGAGGAGATTATGTTCGATTTATTGTTCCATCCGTATTAGGAATTTTATTATTTATGATTCCGATACCGTTGGAAGATGGAACGACCGTTTTCGTCGCATTTGTTGCAAACTGGCTTGGCGATGTATTTGCATCAACGATTCCAATGATTGCTGCTATTTTAATGGGAGTTACGTTTATTGGAACATGCGTTGCCAAGTGGGGAAAACCTAACTTTATCATGAACTCGCCGTTTTTAAAGAATTTGTTTGATGTCAGCATTCCGTTTTTTCTAGCGCGTACGCTTGGCTTTTTATTTGCGGCAATGGTTGTGTTAGGAGTAGGTCCCGCTTTTATTACTTCGGATGACACGGGAGGCTTTTTGTTAACAGGCCTGGTGCCAGTACTGCTGACCACGTTTTTACTTGCTGGCTTTTTCTTACCACTGCTTTTAGATTTTGGCTTACTTGACTTATGTGGAGTTTTATTTGCTAAGCTGATGCGTCCGCTCTTTAAGCTGCCAGGACGTTCTTCGATGGACTGTTTAGCATCTTGGATTGGAGACGGGACAATCGGTGTGTTTCTAACAAGCAAGCAGTATGAAGACGGGCATTATACGGAGCGAGAAGCAGCGGTTATTAGCACAACGTTCTCGGTTGTATCGATTACGTTTTCAATCGTTGTCATCACTGAAATTGGTCTTGCTCACATGTTCGTTCCATACTATTTAACAATTGTTGCCGTAGGGTTAGCGCTAGCGTTTATCATGCCGCGCATTCCACCATTATCACTGAAGAAAAACACGTATTTTAAAGAGATTGAGCGTGAAGATGAATCGTTTATTCCAAATGGTCAAACGCCGTTTCAATGGGGAACGGAAAAAGCAATCGAGCAAGCTCGCAAAAATGGAAGCGTGTCCACGTTCTTTAGAAACGGTACAAAAAACGTATTGGATATGTGGCTTGCTGTTATTCCAGTTGTTATGACAATCGGGACGATTTCGGTTATTGTGGCGGAATATACACCGTTTTTTGAGTGGATTGGAAAACCGTTCGTGCCGCTTTTAGGGTTGATGGGCGTACCGGAAGCAGCTGAAGCATCTGTGTCTATCTTAGTTGGCTTTGCAGATATGTTTTTACCAGCTATTCTAAGCAGTGGGATTGAAAGTGAAATGACGCGCTTTATCATCGCATGCTTATCAGTGACGCAGCTTGTGTACATGTCTGAGGTTGGAGGATTAATTCTGGGATCTAAGCTTCCGATTCGCTTTAAAGATCTTGTGCTCGTTTTTATCCTTCGCACAGTAATTGCTCTTCCGCTTATCGTGCTGATTGCACACTTCATATTCTAA
- a CDS encoding alpha/beta hydrolase, whose translation MNLFQSNYVNVNDVNLHYVTKGEGELMLFLHGFPYFWYNWHHQLEEFSKDYRVVAVDMRGYNLSDKPEDVSAYKMPILMEDVRQLIEAFGEKTCTLVAHDWGGAIAWAFAYTYPEYVKRLIMFDAPHPYTFRRELSENPAQRQASSYMGKFQQPDSHDYFLANDCEKLKQLLIAPGLEKGYLTNEDAEKYMKAWQQPKALKSMLHYYRAAGFYPFEESVKKPLNLPHTMFESPTLILWGNADSAFENSNLDGIEEYVRDVTIHRFDGVGHAPQHEKPKEVNRLIREFLTKTS comes from the coding sequence ATGAATTTGTTTCAATCTAATTATGTAAATGTAAACGACGTAAACCTGCACTATGTGACAAAGGGTGAAGGAGAGCTTATGTTATTTCTGCACGGCTTTCCTTATTTTTGGTATAACTGGCATCATCAATTAGAAGAGTTCTCAAAGGATTACCGGGTTGTAGCAGTGGATATGAGAGGCTATAACTTATCGGATAAACCAGAAGACGTCTCAGCCTACAAAATGCCAATTTTAATGGAAGATGTCCGCCAATTAATTGAAGCATTCGGTGAAAAGACGTGTACACTTGTAGCACACGACTGGGGTGGCGCAATTGCTTGGGCATTCGCATACACATACCCAGAATATGTGAAGCGTTTAATTATGTTTGATGCGCCTCACCCTTATACGTTCAGACGAGAGCTTTCTGAAAACCCAGCACAGCGCCAAGCAAGCAGCTATATGGGAAAATTTCAACAGCCTGATTCCCATGATTATTTTTTAGCAAATGACTGTGAGAAACTAAAGCAGCTCTTAATTGCACCGGGCCTAGAAAAAGGCTACCTGACAAATGAAGACGCGGAAAAATATATGAAAGCGTGGCAGCAACCAAAAGCGCTTAAGTCCATGCTTCACTACTACCGAGCAGCAGGATTCTATCCGTTTGAAGAAAGTGTAAAGAAACCGCTGAACCTGCCTCATACCATGTTTGAATCGCCAACGCTTATCCTATGGGGAAATGCGGATTCTGCTTTTGAAAACAGCAACTTAGACGGAATTGAAGAATATGTGCGCGACGTAACCATTCACCGCTTTGACGGAGTTGGACATGCCCCTCAGCATGAAAAGCCAAAAGAAGTTAATCGTTTAATAAGAGAGTTTTTGACAAAAACAAGCTAA
- a CDS encoding DUF2628 domain-containing protein produces the protein MKALLRNEGGITKSVKVGFSWTTFFFGFFPALFRGDLKWAAIMCIMAVVVGIFTFGFGAWIPGIIFSFVYNKIYIKELIEKGYGPADEHSKLILQQKQIVASAA, from the coding sequence GTGAAAGCTTTACTTCGAAATGAAGGTGGAATTACTAAAAGTGTAAAAGTAGGTTTTAGTTGGACAACCTTTTTCTTTGGATTCTTTCCAGCGCTTTTTCGTGGAGATTTAAAATGGGCAGCTATCATGTGTATTATGGCTGTCGTAGTAGGTATATTTACTTTTGGTTTTGGTGCATGGATTCCTGGAATTATTTTTTCTTTCGTTTATAACAAAATATACATAAAAGAGCTAATTGAAAAAGGCTATGGTCCAGCTGATGAACATTCTAAGCTTATTTTACAACAGAAGCAAATTGTCGCTTCAGCGGCATAA
- a CDS encoding DUF3784 domain-containing protein produces the protein MFFINYNLILISFVLFTLSYFIGVKKQIWLLPGFNERRIRNKEKASKLVGLSSLAGGLLTLTAGFILAIRPEIVIFILIAGYFFLVIYTHKKLGSTAKTNLS, from the coding sequence TTGTTTTTCATTAATTATAATCTGATTTTGATTAGCTTCGTTCTCTTCACCCTCTCCTACTTCATCGGCGTTAAGAAACAAATCTGGCTGCTTCCTGGATTTAACGAGCGCCGCATACGAAACAAAGAAAAAGCAAGCAAACTAGTCGGCTTATCCAGCTTAGCTGGCGGACTCCTTACTCTCACTGCCGGCTTTATCTTAGCCATCCGGCCTGAGATTGTCATTTTCATTCTTATTGCTGGTTACTTCTTCTTGGTCATTTATACGCATAAGAAATTAGGTTCTACTGCAAAAACCAACCTGTCGTAA
- a CDS encoding DUF1433 domain-containing protein, with translation MKKVILTLFGLAIVAAGVMVYTLQHHEAKAYAKEIKPQVVTHLKEEFHDVSSVTFTEEKLLSKKRVHISGYVNNNKALGFSVTASYPAGDIESELVVDQALFDQLK, from the coding sequence ATGAAAAAAGTAATTCTTACGCTTTTTGGTTTAGCTATTGTCGCTGCAGGAGTGATGGTGTATACGCTTCAACATCACGAAGCAAAGGCTTATGCAAAGGAAATAAAGCCTCAGGTAGTTACGCATTTAAAAGAAGAGTTTCATGATGTTTCATCCGTCACTTTTACGGAAGAAAAGCTGTTATCTAAGAAAAGAGTCCATATAAGTGGTTACGTGAATAACAACAAAGCACTTGGCTTTTCCGTGACAGCATCGTATCCAGCAGGAGACATTGAAAGTGAGCTCGTGGTCGATCAAGCGCTTTTTGATCAGTTAAAATAA
- a CDS encoding DUF4176 domain-containing protein — protein sequence MNQALLPNGSVVLLKGGDKKLVIYGRKQMSLGEEQQIYDYIGVPYPEGFINEQYTYVFNHAAVEQVVFEGYRDEDEVKFQDVLQQVPKQKPE from the coding sequence ATGAACCAAGCACTATTACCAAACGGATCTGTTGTATTGTTAAAAGGTGGAGACAAAAAGCTGGTTATTTATGGACGTAAGCAAATGTCTCTTGGAGAAGAGCAACAAATTTATGATTATATTGGCGTTCCGTATCCAGAAGGATTCATCAATGAGCAGTATACATACGTGTTTAATCACGCAGCGGTTGAGCAAGTAGTGTTTGAAGGGTATCGTGATGAAGATGAAGTCAAGTTTCAAGATGTACTACAGCAAGTGCCAAAACAAAAGCCAGAATAA
- the sstT gene encoding serine/threonine transporter SstT, which yields MKNLLHKWNQISLVTRIVIGIIVGVILALTVPEGAKFVTIFGALFVGALKAVAPVLVLFLVMYAIAQHRNGQQTNMKPIIGLYLIGTFLAGLVAVIASFIFPVTLKLKESGAEGFEPPGGLSEVLQKLLFNIVDNPINALMNANYIGILAWAIVLGIALRHAPDTTKNMIGNFSDAISTIVRWVINLAPLGIMGLVFEALVTNGLSALLDYGKLLLVLLGCMFFIALVVNPIIVFINIRKNPYPLVLQCLRESGLTAFFTRSSAANIPVNMNLCKKLDLDKDTYSVSIPLGATINMAGAAVTISVLTLAAVNTLGIEVDFGTALILSIVAAISACGASGVAGGSLLLIPLACSLFGIPNDVAMQVVAVGFIIGVLQDSCETALNSSSDVLFTATAEYGKMRKEGKEISL from the coding sequence ATGAAAAATTTATTACACAAATGGAATCAAATTAGTCTAGTTACTCGCATTGTAATCGGGATTATTGTCGGTGTTATTCTAGCATTAACGGTTCCTGAAGGCGCTAAATTCGTTACAATCTTTGGTGCGCTATTTGTTGGTGCATTAAAAGCGGTTGCACCTGTATTGGTATTATTTTTAGTTATGTACGCAATCGCACAGCACAGAAATGGTCAGCAAACAAATATGAAGCCTATTATTGGCTTATACCTTATCGGCACGTTCTTAGCTGGACTTGTTGCCGTCATTGCAAGCTTTATTTTCCCAGTAACGCTAAAACTAAAAGAAAGCGGTGCTGAAGGTTTTGAACCTCCAGGTGGGTTAAGTGAAGTACTCCAAAAGCTATTGTTCAATATCGTGGACAACCCTATAAATGCACTAATGAACGCTAACTATATCGGTATTTTAGCGTGGGCGATCGTACTTGGTATTGCACTTCGCCATGCACCTGATACAACAAAGAACATGATTGGCAACTTTTCAGATGCCATTTCAACAATCGTGCGCTGGGTTATTAACTTAGCACCGCTTGGTATTATGGGCCTTGTATTTGAAGCCCTTGTTACAAATGGATTATCAGCATTGCTTGATTATGGAAAGCTTTTATTAGTTTTATTAGGATGCATGTTCTTTATTGCTCTTGTTGTGAATCCTATTATCGTCTTTATTAACATTCGTAAAAATCCATATCCGCTTGTTTTACAATGCTTAAGAGAAAGCGGGCTTACGGCATTCTTTACACGTAGCTCTGCTGCCAATATCCCAGTGAATATGAATCTATGCAAGAAGCTAGATTTAGATAAAGATACGTATTCAGTATCCATTCCACTAGGCGCAACAATTAACATGGCAGGTGCAGCCGTTACAATTTCTGTATTAACGCTTGCAGCCGTTAACACGCTTGGCATTGAAGTAGACTTTGGTACAGCACTTATTCTTAGCATCGTAGCTGCAATATCAGCATGTGGAGCATCAGGTGTTGCAGGCGGTTCGCTTCTATTAATTCCACTAGCATGTAGCTTATTTGGAATTCCAAATGATGTAGCGATGCAAGTCGTTGCGGTTGGCTTCATCATCGGTGTTTTACAAGACTCATGTGAAACAGCGCTTAACTCTTCTTCAGACGTACTTTTCACGGCAACTGCCGAGTATGGAAAAATGCGTAAAGAAGGGAAAGAAATTAGTCTATAA